The Geotalea uraniireducens Rf4 genome window below encodes:
- a CDS encoding GNAT family N-acetyltransferase — MCRCIAPTCICPANVGAGSIYFWGQELTIHTLAAKRPEGCADNCERAKAVRHCVADIIRLPLLLPDDFDYPGMIAEIVRLRRERRPDTVKEEAAPAITLRPIADDDLEFLFHLYASTRAGEKELVGWRDEQWEVFMRMQFNLQHSQYMQNYEQPSFDVIMLGDTPVGRLYVNRGEDEIRIVDISLLPEYRGRGIGADLLRSILQEGDDKGVPVTPHVEWTNPALALYQRLDFQEEGFAEVYCFMKRLPGQSLSIH; from the coding sequence GTGTGCCGCTGTATAGCTCCGACCTGTATATGCCCCGCCAATGTAGGGGCCGGCAGCATCTATTTCTGGGGGCAGGAGTTGACCATCCACACCTTGGCGGCGAAAAGGCCCGAGGGGTGCGCCGACAACTGTGAAAGGGCGAAAGCGGTGCGGCACTGTGTTGCCGATATCATCAGACTGCCGCTCCTGCTTCCCGATGATTTCGATTATCCGGGGATGATCGCCGAGATCGTACGTCTTCGGCGTGAGCGGCGACCGGACACCGTCAAGGAAGAAGCCGCCCCGGCGATCACCCTGCGTCCCATAGCCGATGACGACCTGGAATTTCTCTTTCATCTCTACGCTTCAACCCGCGCCGGAGAGAAAGAGCTTGTCGGATGGAGGGACGAACAGTGGGAAGTGTTCATGCGGATGCAGTTCAATCTCCAGCACAGTCAATACATGCAGAATTACGAGCAGCCGTCCTTTGACGTCATCATGCTCGGCGATACTCCTGTTGGCCGGTTGTATGTCAATCGGGGAGAGGATGAGATTCGCATCGTCGATATTTCCCTGCTCCCCGAGTATCGCGGTCGCGGCATCGGGGCCGATTTGTTGAGGAGCATCCTCCAGGAGGGGGATGACAAAGGGGTCCCGGTGACACCCCACGTGGAATGGACCAACCCCGCCCTGGCGCTGTATCAACGGCTCGACTTCCAGGAGGAAGGCTTTGCGGAGGTCTACTGTTTCATGAAGCGGCTCCCTGGGCAGTCATTATCCATTCACTGA
- a CDS encoding O-methyltransferase produces MSLSPHEIESQELGCRYAHGHTVVMGLGMGWVAINMALSPAVSKVTVIERDPEVIELFGLSRALHGLAAEIAGKIRIIRADALEWQPDEAVDFLYADIWRCLEEPQTLDDVRCMQPMCGRKASISGDKSWPSRLWLRIGLKHAPPHLGKSIVI; encoded by the coding sequence ATGTCGTTATCGCCCCACGAGATTGAGAGCCAGGAATTGGGGTGCCGTTATGCCCATGGTCATACCGTGGTGATGGGGCTCGGCATGGGGTGGGTGGCGATCAACATGGCGCTTAGCCCGGCGGTCAGCAAGGTTACCGTCATCGAACGCGACCCCGAGGTGATCGAGCTGTTCGGGCTGTCGCGGGCGCTGCACGGCCTAGCGGCCGAGATCGCGGGCAAAATCCGCATTATCCGGGCCGATGCCCTGGAATGGCAGCCGGATGAAGCGGTGGATTTCCTCTATGCCGACATCTGGCGCTGCCTGGAAGAGCCGCAAACCCTGGATGACGTGCGCTGCATGCAGCCAATGTGCGGGCGGAAAGCATCTATTTCTGGGGACAAGAGTTGGCCATCCAGACTCTGGCTGCGAATAGGCCTGAAGCATGCGCCTCCTCATCTCGGCAAATCGATAGTAATTTGA
- a CDS encoding class I SAM-dependent methyltransferase has product MSADDQSAQLAAALGVPFFSTGLYMPEYREARIGQWKLTRTGFCLDHGYYSGLCGVSGMPVLMRTSNGVRANGQDWETWMSLSPHEIESQELGCRYAVGHTGVMGLGMGWVAVNIALNSAVHKVTVIERDPEVIDLFGQSRALDGLPAEIAGKIRIIRADALEWQPDETVDFLYADIWRCLEEPQTLDNVRRMQANVRADVIYFWGQELTIHTLAAKKPETCAEREWAAAVRSCVADTIALPLLLPEDFDYPGMVAEVVRRRRERNAASTAKEASAESNHISAPSP; this is encoded by the coding sequence ATGTCAGCAGATGACCAGTCGGCCCAGCTCGCCGCCGCGCTCGGCGTGCCATTTTTCAGCACCGGCCTGTACATGCCCGAGTACCGGGAGGCCCGCATCGGGCAGTGGAAACTGACCCGCACCGGCTTTTGCCTTGATCATGGTTATTACAGCGGCTTATGCGGCGTAAGCGGCATGCCGGTGCTGATGAGAACCAGCAATGGCGTTAGAGCCAACGGGCAGGATTGGGAAACCTGGATGTCGCTTTCACCCCACGAGATCGAGAGCCAGGAACTTGGGTGCCGCTATGCCGTCGGTCATACGGGGGTGATGGGGCTCGGCATGGGGTGGGTCGCAGTCAATATCGCCCTTAATTCGGCTGTGCACAAAGTAACCGTCATCGAACGCGATCCGGAGGTGATCGATCTGTTCGGCCAGTCGCGGGCACTGGATGGCCTGCCGGCCGAGATTGCGGGCAAAATCCGCATTATCCGGGCCGACGCCCTGGAATGGCAGCCGGATGAAACGGTGGATTTCCTCTATGCCGACATCTGGCGCTGCCTGGAGGAGCCGCAAACCCTGGACAACGTTCGCCGCATGCAGGCCAATGTGCGGGCCGACGTCATTTATTTCTGGGGCCAGGAGCTGACTATCCATACTCTGGCAGCGAAAAAGCCTGAAACGTGTGCCGAGAGGGAATGGGCAGCGGCTGTGCGGAGCTGCGTTGCCGATACCATCGCCCTGCCGCTCCTGCTCCCCGAAGATTTCGATTATCCGGGGATGGTCGCCGAGGTAGTGCGCAGACGGCGTGAACGAAATGCGGCGAGTACCGCTAAAGAAGCGTCCGCGGAATCAAACCATATCTCGGCACCCTCTCCGTAA
- a CDS encoding phage tail protein produces the protein MLFSFDFAPSYWMSCEGQTLQISTYQSLFTLIGTTFGGNGTTTFCLPDLRSAIPIQEIGMHYCIAIQGIYPSRN, from the coding sequence GTGTTGTTTTCGTTTGACTTTGCACCATCGTACTGGATGTCCTGCGAGGGGCAAACCTTGCAGATCTCCACGTACCAATCGCTGTTCACGCTTATCGGCACCACCTTCGGCGGGAACGGCACCACCACCTTCTGCCTGCCCGACCTGAGAAGCGCCATACCTATCCAGGAGATCGGAATGCACTACTGCATTGCCATTCAGGGGATCTACCCCAGCAGGAACTAG
- a CDS encoding phage tail protein yields the protein MDYFLGQIELFPYSFVPMGWLLCNGAILQIQQNTALFSLISNKFGGNGTTTFAVPNLQGAEPVPGMGFYICVSGIYPTRD from the coding sequence ATGGATTATTTTCTCGGACAAATCGAGCTATTTCCCTATAGCTTCGTTCCCATGGGGTGGCTGCTCTGTAACGGCGCCATCCTGCAGATTCAGCAGAATACGGCGCTTTTTTCGCTGATCAGCAACAAGTTTGGCGGCAACGGCACCACCACTTTCGCCGTCCCCAATCTGCAAGGAGCCGAGCCGGTTCCCGGGATGGGCTTTTATATCTGCGTCTCCGGTATTTATCCGACACGCGATTAA
- a CDS encoding cadherin-like beta sandwich domain-containing protein, with protein sequence MGNIALNKTATASGYVAPFTPAKAVDGSATDPRNRWLCSTAPTPSGSVPPSWLCVDLGANYWVNRWVVKQMGLTGWSPSFNMVDYKFQGSLDDLTWFDIDSVTNNSANQTDRTCPARKARYVRVYVTKGLLTNTPFSSIAEFEVYEAPPTPNTLSALTITGNGAAVSTTPAFASTTTSYTASVTYDVASVVVSPTATDQNAVMKVNGNPVPRGGNATVPLNVGSNAVTVVVTPTIGDPQTYTITVTRASSQYLSGFTLKSGRNPVNYTPTFDKNTTQYTSTSSGLTSITITPTTEDPAAVINVGGTTVSSGQPVTLTVSGSTVIPITVTSNIGSVTKKYDLTVN encoded by the coding sequence ATGGGCAATATTGCACTGAATAAAACTGCAACCGCAAGCGGTTATGTTGCGCCGTTCACGCCGGCAAAGGCGGTAGACGGCAGCGCCACCGACCCGCGCAACCGCTGGCTCTGCTCCACGGCGCCGACCCCCTCCGGCTCTGTGCCGCCAAGCTGGCTCTGCGTCGATCTGGGGGCGAATTACTGGGTGAACAGGTGGGTCGTCAAGCAGATGGGGCTGACCGGCTGGTCCCCGTCATTCAACATGGTCGACTACAAATTCCAGGGGAGCCTGGACGACCTCACCTGGTTCGATATCGACAGCGTCACCAATAACTCTGCGAATCAGACGGACCGGACCTGCCCCGCCCGAAAGGCCAGGTATGTCAGGGTATATGTGACCAAGGGGCTGCTGACCAACACCCCCTTCAGCTCCATCGCCGAATTCGAGGTATATGAAGCGCCGCCGACTCCCAATACCCTGTCGGCGCTGACCATCACCGGGAATGGGGCTGCCGTTTCCACGACCCCGGCGTTTGCGAGCACCACAACGTCTTATACCGCATCCGTAACCTACGATGTGGCGAGTGTCGTGGTTTCTCCCACGGCTACCGACCAGAACGCTGTCATGAAAGTGAATGGTAATCCGGTGCCACGAGGGGGGAACGCAACAGTTCCGCTAAATGTGGGGAGCAATGCCGTAACGGTGGTTGTCACCCCGACGATCGGCGATCCGCAGACGTATACGATCACGGTAACGAGAGCCAGCAGCCAGTATCTGTCAGGCTTCACCCTGAAGTCAGGTAGGAATCCTGTCAACTATACGCCGACTTTCGACAAGAATACGACGCAATATACCTCTACCTCCTCTGGGCTAACCAGCATTACCATAACGCCGACCACTGAAGATCCTGCAGCCGTCATAAATGTCGGCGGTACCACTGTGTCCAGCGGACAACCGGTGACGTTAACCGTATCAGGAAGTACAGTAATCCCGATTACTGTGACTTCGAATATCGGCTCAGTCACGAAGAAATACGATCTGACAGTTAATTAG
- a CDS encoding fibronectin type III domain-containing protein — protein sequence MTGYATGATDDDFDFVSLNNGDALIPTLTVDYTPPPTVTGISPSSGPVAGGTSVTISGANFTSATAVTFGSTNATSYTVNSATQITATSPAGSAGTVDITVTTAGGTSATGASDQFTYIAAPTVTSISPTSGPTDGSTSVTITGTNFTGATTVTIGGAAATSVTVVNATTLTATTPSGTAGVRDVVVTTPGGTGTGTGLFTYKASQTITFNSPGAQNFGTTPTLTAIASSGLTPTFTSSTTGVCTITSGGALTFATTGTCTINAGQAGDSTYLAALPVSQSFSVAAVVPGAPTIGTATAGDTQASVTFTAPASNGGASITGYTATSNPGGVTGTCASSPCTVTGLTNGTAYTFTVTATNSAGTGSASAASNSVTPAAAQTITFNNPGAQNFGIAPTLTATASSGLMVSFTSSTTGVCTVTAGGALTFVTAGTCTINADQAGNGSFTAAPMVTRSFAVNAVVPGAPTIGTATAGDTQASITFSAPASNGGASITSYTATSNPGGLTGTCASSPCTVTGLTNGTAYTFTVTATNSAGTGSASAASNSVTPAAAQTITFNNPGAQNFGTSPTLTATATSSLTVTFTSSTTGVCTVTAGGALTFVTTGTCTINADQAGNGSFLAATTVSRSFTVIAVVPGAPTIGIATAGDTQASVAFTAPVSNGGASITGYTVTSNPGGLTSSGASSPITVTGLTNGTAYTFTVTAHNSAGTGSASSASNSVTPNPGPTVVNVAVPANGIYKAGSNLDFTVTWDSAATVTGTPRIALLIGSAMVYATYQSGSGTASTLFRYTVLPGQTDTDGITVGALSLNGGTIQNSSGTDATLTLNSVASTVNVLVDTTAPTLSSIATSNPTHSGGTLTATANENALGSWIAVSSSATAPTVAQVLAGADYGGVTVVAHGSGALSAGSAVSFSLSGLVAATSYDIYLAAQDAAGNPSAAVSSATLITTTTRVVTTSSDSGPGSLRQTIADANPGDIILFDPSLSGQTVTIASPLVIAKDLSIGGYDARPITINGGGTTRIFQVSGSTTFTLNYLTLTDGVATDGGAISDNVNATTFISLCTFSGNTATAAGGAISAAGTMSISDTLFAGNSAVQGGAIFNNNALSLVNVTLANNSANSGGGIYSSGGSTLVKNTTIAGNNATVQGGGIEIASGAVGFRNSIVAGNTSPSGPDISGFATSLGYNLVKDTSGATFTVTTGDLTGQDPLLGPLADNGGPIKTMALLLGSPAIDSGACTGASATDQRSMPRPQNGLCDMGAYERGVPAALTATGGTPQSAAIDAAFATPLKAKVTDSLGGVMEGISVTFAGPGSGADITADGSVTTDAAGIASYGVTANGTAGAYTVTATVNALIANFNLTNDKANQAITFNPPATATFGDAPIALSATGGASGNPVIFSVASGPGSLNGATLTITGAGNIVVTASQAGNANYNAAPQVIRNIAIGKGAATIALGSLNATYDGTAKAVTATTTPAGLAVIVTYGGSSTPPTAAGSYPVAATIDDANYSGTATGTLVIAYSATPPVLTISTLADGSVTNNATLNVSGQATSINGITSVTVNGAAVTLAADGTFSQAVTLQAGTNTVTTIATDNAGTTTTDSRTITLDTTAPVITITTPADNSTLAASSVTITGSVDKNATVQATANSGSPQSAAMTNNTFTVTLNLAGGSNTIVISATDLAGNSASVKRTIVSDTTKPTLAITNPSQDITISEPALTISGTVTDALTDVSVTITCDGKTYTPQVVDGAFQQQLTFVMAKQYAITVTATDQAGNSVTTQRNVIYALSSLPSGDINGDGKVDIADALLALQMAVGLITPTSAQLATGDVAPLSNGKPAPDGAIDIADAMLILEKAVGMLTW from the coding sequence ATGACCGGATATGCCACCGGAGCGACTGATGATGACTTTGACTTCGTCAGCTTGAATAATGGGGACGCGTTGATACCGACGCTCACGGTCGACTACACCCCTCCTCCCACCGTCACCGGCATCTCACCATCGAGCGGCCCGGTCGCCGGGGGTACCTCGGTCACCATCTCCGGCGCCAACTTCACCAGTGCTACCGCCGTCACGTTCGGCAGCACCAACGCCACCTCCTACACGGTCAACTCCGCCACCCAGATCACGGCTACCTCACCGGCCGGTTCCGCCGGGACGGTGGATATCACCGTCACTACGGCTGGCGGCACCAGCGCCACCGGTGCATCGGACCAATTCACCTATATCGCCGCACCCACGGTCACAAGCATAAGTCCCACCAGTGGACCGACCGACGGAAGCACTTCAGTCACCATCACCGGCACTAACTTCACCGGTGCCACCACTGTGACTATCGGTGGCGCTGCCGCCACCAGCGTTACAGTTGTCAACGCCACTACCCTCACCGCCACCACCCCGTCAGGCACGGCGGGTGTCAGGGACGTGGTCGTCACGACACCTGGAGGCACGGGCACTGGCACCGGCCTGTTTACCTATAAGGCCAGCCAGACCATCACCTTTAACAGCCCCGGGGCACAAAACTTCGGCACCACCCCGACGCTGACGGCAATCGCTTCATCCGGCCTCACTCCGACCTTTACCTCGTCAACCACCGGCGTCTGTACCATCACCTCCGGCGGCGCCCTGACTTTCGCCACCACCGGCACCTGCACCATCAACGCCGGCCAGGCGGGCGACAGCACTTACTTAGCGGCCCTGCCGGTTTCGCAATCATTCAGCGTAGCCGCCGTGGTTCCCGGCGCCCCGACCATCGGCACAGCAACGGCGGGCGACACCCAGGCCAGCGTTACCTTCACGGCGCCGGCTTCGAACGGCGGCGCTTCGATTACCGGTTATACAGCCACGTCCAATCCGGGTGGCGTGACCGGCACCTGCGCCTCCAGCCCGTGCACCGTGACCGGTCTGACCAACGGCACGGCCTACACCTTCACCGTGACGGCAACCAACAGCGCGGGCACCGGCAGCGCGTCGGCGGCATCGAACTCGGTCACCCCGGCAGCGGCCCAGACCATCACGTTCAACAACCCGGGTGCGCAGAATTTCGGCATCGCACCGACGCTGACCGCGACGGCCAGCTCGGGGCTGATGGTCTCCTTCACGTCGAGCACCACGGGCGTGTGTACTGTCACCGCGGGCGGTGCGCTGACCTTCGTCACGGCCGGTACCTGTACCATCAATGCGGACCAGGCGGGCAATGGAAGCTTTACGGCAGCGCCAATGGTGACGCGGTCGTTCGCGGTCAATGCCGTGGTTCCGGGCGCGCCGACCATCGGCACAGCAACGGCGGGTGACACGCAGGCAAGTATCACATTCTCTGCCCCGGCCTCGAACGGCGGCGCTTCAATCACCAGCTACACCGCCACGTCCAATCCGGGCGGCTTGACCGGCACCTGCGCCTCCAGTCCGTGTACTGTGACCGGCCTGACCAACGGCACGGCCTACACCTTTACCGTGACGGCAACCAATAGCGCGGGCACCGGCAGTGCGTCGGCGGCATCGAACTCGGTCACTCCGGCAGCGGCCCAGACCATCACGTTCAACAACCCGGGTGCGCAGAACTTCGGCACTAGTCCGACCTTGACGGCTACGGCCACATCCTCCCTGACGGTCACCTTCACCTCCTCGACCACCGGTGTCTGCACCGTCACCGCGGGCGGTGCGCTGACCTTCGTCACCACCGGCACCTGTACCATCAATGCGGACCAGGCGGGCAATGGCAGCTTCCTGGCCGCCACCACGGTTTCCCGCTCATTTACCGTCATCGCCGTGGTCCCCGGTGCGCCCACCATCGGCATCGCCACCGCAGGCGACACCCAGGCCAGCGTTGCCTTCACCGCTCCGGTCAGTAATGGCGGAGCTTCAATCACCGGTTACACGGTCACCTCTAACCCCGGCGGCCTCACCAGCTCCGGCGCGTCCAGCCCGATCACGGTCACTGGCCTTACCAACGGCACCGCCTACACCTTCACCGTCACGGCGCACAACAGCGCCGGCACCGGCAGCGCCTCATCAGCCTCCAACTCCGTGACACCGAACCCCGGTCCCACAGTGGTCAACGTGGCCGTCCCCGCCAATGGCATCTACAAGGCCGGCAGCAACCTGGACTTCACCGTTACCTGGGACAGCGCCGCTACCGTCACCGGCACGCCGCGCATCGCCCTGTTGATCGGCAGCGCCATGGTTTATGCCACCTACCAGAGCGGATCTGGCACTGCCTCCACCCTGTTCCGCTATACCGTCCTGCCCGGCCAGACCGACACCGATGGCATCACCGTCGGCGCGCTCTCGCTGAACGGCGGCACCATCCAGAACAGCAGCGGCACCGATGCCACCCTGACCCTGAACAGCGTCGCCTCCACCGTCAACGTGCTGGTCGATACCACGGCGCCGACCTTGAGCAGCATCGCCACGAGCAACCCGACCCATAGCGGCGGCACGTTGACCGCAACGGCCAACGAAAATGCACTCGGCTCCTGGATCGCGGTCTCCTCTAGCGCTACGGCACCAACCGTTGCCCAGGTGCTGGCCGGCGCCGACTATGGCGGCGTAACCGTCGTTGCTCACGGCAGCGGTGCGCTATCGGCGGGCAGCGCGGTCAGCTTTAGCCTTTCCGGGCTTGTCGCCGCTACGAGCTATGACATCTACCTGGCCGCACAGGACGCCGCCGGAAACCCGAGTGCCGCAGTTTCGAGCGCCACCCTGATCACGACCACGACCCGCGTCGTCACCACCAGCAGTGACAGCGGCCCCGGTTCGTTGCGCCAGACAATTGCCGATGCCAACCCCGGCGACATCATTCTCTTCGACCCCAGCCTGAGCGGCCAGACGGTAACTATTGCCTCGCCGCTCGTCATTGCCAAGGATCTTTCCATCGGCGGTTACGACGCTAGACCCATTACCATCAACGGTGGTGGCACGACCCGAATCTTCCAGGTGAGCGGCAGCACCACTTTCACGTTAAATTATCTCACCCTGACTGACGGCGTCGCCACCGATGGTGGGGCGATTTCAGACAACGTCAACGCAACCACCTTTATCAGCCTTTGCACTTTCAGCGGCAACACTGCCACTGCCGCCGGCGGCGCCATCTCCGCGGCAGGAACCATGAGCATCAGCGACACCCTCTTTGCCGGCAACAGTGCCGTTCAGGGTGGTGCCATCTTCAACAACAATGCCCTGAGTCTGGTCAACGTCACCTTGGCCAACAACAGCGCAAACAGCGGCGGCGGCATATACAGCTCCGGCGGGAGCACCCTCGTCAAAAATACCACCATAGCCGGCAACAACGCCACCGTACAGGGCGGGGGAATCGAGATTGCAAGCGGCGCGGTCGGCTTCAGGAACAGCATCGTGGCCGGCAACACCTCCCCCAGCGGCCCGGACATCTCCGGCTTTGCCACCTCCCTGGGATACAACCTGGTCAAGGACACCTCCGGCGCTACCTTCACCGTTACGACCGGCGATCTCACCGGCCAGGACCCGCTCCTTGGCCCCCTTGCCGACAATGGCGGACCGATTAAAACCATGGCACTCTTACTGGGCTCCCCGGCCATCGACAGCGGCGCCTGCACCGGAGCCTCTGCCACTGACCAGCGCAGCATGCCGCGGCCGCAGAACGGTCTGTGCGACATGGGCGCCTATGAGCGGGGCGTACCGGCCGCGCTGACGGCAACCGGCGGCACCCCCCAGTCCGCTGCCATCGATGCCGCGTTCGCCACCCCGCTCAAGGCCAAGGTAACCGACTCTCTGGGGGGCGTGATGGAAGGCATCAGTGTAACCTTTGCCGGGCCCGGCAGCGGTGCCGACATCACCGCCGACGGCAGCGTCACCACCGATGCAGCGGGCATCGCTTCCTATGGCGTCACTGCCAACGGGACCGCAGGAGCATACACGGTCACGGCAACGGTCAATGCCCTTATCGCAAACTTCAACCTGACCAACGACAAGGCGAACCAGGCCATCACCTTCAATCCGCCGGCCACGGCCACCTTCGGCGATGCGCCCATCGCCCTCTCCGCCACGGGCGGGGCCTCGGGCAATCCGGTCATCTTCTCGGTCGCCAGCGGACCGGGCAGTCTGAACGGCGCAACCCTGACCATCACCGGCGCCGGCAACATCGTCGTCACCGCCTCACAGGCCGGAAACGCCAACTACAATGCCGCTCCACAGGTAATCCGGAATATCGCCATCGGCAAGGGCGCCGCCACCATCGCCCTGGGGAGCCTGAACGCCACCTACGACGGCACGGCCAAGGCTGTTACCGCCACCACAACCCCGGCCGGCCTGGCGGTCATCGTTACCTACGGCGGCAGTTCAACTCCCCCCACGGCGGCGGGGAGCTACCCGGTGGCGGCCACCATCGACGACGCCAACTACAGCGGCACGGCCACCGGAACCCTGGTGATCGCCTACAGCGCCACTCCGCCTGTCCTGACCATTTCCACCCTGGCTGACGGCAGCGTCACCAACAACGCCACCCTCAACGTCAGCGGCCAGGCCACCAGCATCAACGGTATCACGTCTGTCACCGTCAACGGCGCGGCCGTGACCCTGGCCGCCGACGGCACGTTCTCCCAGGCCGTCACCCTGCAAGCGGGCACGAACACCGTCACCACCATTGCCACGGACAACGCCGGGACAACAACGACCGACAGCCGCACCATCACCCTGGACACCACCGCTCCGGTCATCACCATCACCACGCCGGCCGACAACAGCACACTCGCCGCATCGTCGGTCACCATAACCGGCAGCGTGGACAAGAACGCCACGGTGCAGGCAACCGCTAACTCGGGCTCGCCCCAATCAGCGGCCATGACCAACAACACCTTCACCGTCACCCTCAACCTGGCGGGCGGCTCGAACACCATTGTTATCAGCGCCACTGACCTGGCGGGCAACAGCGCCTCGGTCAAGCGCACCATCGTCTCCGACACCACCAAGCCGACCCTGGCCATCACCAACCCGTCCCAGGATATCACCATCAGCGAACCGGCGCTGACCATCTCCGGCACAGTAACCGATGCCCTCACGGACGTCAGCGTCACCATCACCTGCGACGGTAAGACCTACACGCCCCAGGTGGTAGACGGCGCCTTCCAGCAGCAGCTCACCTTTGTCATGGCCAAGCAATACGCCATAACCGTAACCGCCACGGACCAGGCCGGCAACAGCGTCACCACGCAGCGGAACGTGATCTATGCCTTGTCATCGCTTCCTTCCGGCGACATCAACGGGGACGGCAAGGTGGACATTGCAGATGCCCTTTTGGCATTGCAGATGGCGGTAGGGCTTATTACCCCCACATCGGCCCAACTGGCGACGGGCGACGTGGCCCCGCTGAGCAATGGCAAGCCCGCGCCGGATGGGGCCATCGACATCGCCGACGCCATGCTGATACTCGAAAAGGCGGTCGGGATGCTGACTTGGTAG
- a CDS encoding response regulator transcription factor yields the protein MTPIRVLLADDHQLFREGLRHICEAVGEFEVVGEAATGTEAVTMARDLNPDVVLMDIQMPEMDGVRATAAITCERPDARVIILTMYRQDTYVFEAIKAGARGYLLKDGSGDDVVAAVRSVAQGGVILPPDMASLVFEEFRRLAGDEQDGVPDERLTPGEMDVLLRIAQGDDNRQIAAALNVTTKTVANRLSEIFSKLHVKNRTQAALTALRKGWAGL from the coding sequence GTGACACCAATCCGGGTTCTTCTGGCCGATGATCATCAGCTGTTTCGGGAAGGGCTGCGTCATATCTGCGAGGCGGTGGGAGAATTCGAGGTCGTCGGCGAAGCCGCCACAGGAACAGAGGCGGTGACCATGGCCCGCGACCTGAATCCCGATGTCGTCTTGATGGATATCCAGATGCCCGAAATGGACGGCGTCCGCGCCACTGCTGCTATTACCTGCGAGAGGCCGGACGCCAGGGTCATCATCCTGACCATGTACCGGCAGGACACCTATGTCTTCGAGGCGATCAAGGCCGGGGCCAGGGGATATCTGCTCAAGGACGGCTCGGGGGATGACGTGGTTGCCGCGGTACGGAGCGTGGCCCAGGGAGGGGTGATTTTGCCGCCGGATATGGCTTCTCTGGTCTTCGAGGAATTCCGGCGTCTGGCCGGGGATGAACAGGACGGCGTCCCGGACGAACGGCTGACTCCGGGGGAGATGGATGTGCTGCTCAGGATCGCCCAGGGGGATGACAACCGCCAGATAGCGGCGGCATTGAATGTCACCACCAAGACGGTGGCCAACCGTTTAAGCGAGATTTTTTCCAAGCTGCACGTCAAAAACCGTACCCAGGCGGCCTTGACGGCCCTGCGCAAGGGGTGGGCCGGACTATGA